A section of the Alkalihalobacillus sp. LMS39 genome encodes:
- a CDS encoding alpha-D-ribose 1-methylphosphonate 5-triphosphate diphosphatase, whose product MTNYRIYGGNIVTPTSIIKNGTVEIEQGRITNISNTPIYSPNSSDVDATGKWIMPGLIDTHSDTIEREIQPRPGSVFPIELSFFELERKLAVQGITTIYHSLSMLGERTDKYLRQNDLVRSLFYKLKELAKQEHLVRHKLHLRFEITNREAVHVVEEFIEQGVIDQLSFMDHTPGQGQWRNIELQKQLMMSQNHYTEEETMEILEEKKNLPKIDPSILQKLASLAAKHHIPLASHDDDSIEKLEAMEGWDVSISEFPIELSIAKEAKARGLHTVMGAPNVILGRSHSENLSALEALKEGVVDVLCSDYYPPSMIQSVFHLWKKHQYDLPFAMNLVSLNPAKALGISQQFGSITEGKVADILVVNEKEETPNIEQVFVGGNLVCGLHYIKQTSSIHV is encoded by the coding sequence ATGACTAACTATCGTATTTATGGAGGGAATATTGTTACTCCAACATCCATTATTAAAAATGGAACCGTTGAAATTGAACAAGGACGAATTACGAACATCTCGAATACCCCTATTTACTCGCCGAATTCATCTGATGTTGATGCAACAGGAAAATGGATTATGCCAGGCTTAATTGATACCCATAGTGATACGATTGAACGAGAAATTCAACCGAGGCCAGGAAGTGTTTTTCCTATCGAACTATCTTTTTTTGAATTAGAACGGAAATTAGCTGTTCAAGGAATTACAACGATTTATCATTCATTAAGTATGTTAGGGGAGCGAACTGACAAGTATTTGCGGCAAAACGATCTTGTTCGCTCATTGTTTTATAAACTAAAAGAATTAGCAAAGCAAGAACATTTAGTTCGGCATAAATTACATCTCCGTTTTGAAATTACAAACAGAGAAGCTGTTCATGTCGTTGAAGAGTTTATTGAGCAAGGTGTTATCGATCAACTGTCCTTTATGGACCATACACCAGGTCAAGGACAATGGCGAAATATTGAGTTACAAAAGCAATTAATGATGAGTCAAAATCATTATACCGAGGAAGAAACAATGGAAATATTAGAAGAAAAGAAAAACTTACCGAAAATTGATCCGAGCATTTTACAAAAACTAGCTAGTTTAGCTGCAAAGCATCATATTCCTTTAGCTTCACACGATGATGATTCCATTGAAAAATTGGAAGCGATGGAAGGATGGGACGTTTCGATTAGTGAGTTCCCAATTGAGCTTTCTATAGCAAAAGAAGCGAAAGCAAGAGGTTTACACACTGTTATGGGGGCACCGAATGTCATATTAGGACGTTCACATAGTGAGAATCTTTCCGCATTAGAGGCACTGAAAGAGGGCGTAGTAGATGTCCTTTGTTCAGATTATTATCCACCTTCAATGATCCAATCGGTGTTTCACCTATGGAAAAAGCATCAATATGACCTTCCATTTGCTATGAATCTTGTTAGCTTAAATCCAGCAAAAGCACTAGGTATCTCTCAGCAGTTTGGATCGATTACAGAAGGGAAAGTAGCGGACATATTAGTCGTTAATGAAAAAGAAGAAACTCCAAATATTGAACAAGTGTTTGTTGGAGGAAATCTTGTTTGTGGGCTACATTATATTAAACAAACATCTTCAATACATGTGTAG
- the phnL gene encoding phosphonate C-P lyase system protein PhnL: MAIVLEVNDLCKTFTLYQQQQKEMIGCSHVSFQLHEGEFIGITGKSGAGKSTLLKCLFRTYLPSSGEIYYNSQEFGKIDLVQVKDQQILRVRMKEIGYVSQFLQVLPRVTAKDVIMETLIEMNVSKQVARQQAEEMLCHFNIPEKLWDAYPNTFSGGEKLRLNLARAMVKKPRLLLLDEPTASLDVNSKRYVKEMIENLKRAGTSMIGIFHDLEFMEAVVDHTYKMKEGCLTKEVTI, translated from the coding sequence ATGGCGATTGTACTAGAAGTAAACGACTTATGTAAAACATTTACATTGTATCAGCAACAGCAAAAGGAAATGATAGGCTGTTCACATGTTTCTTTTCAATTACACGAAGGAGAATTCATTGGTATTACAGGAAAAAGTGGAGCGGGGAAATCAACGTTACTTAAATGTTTGTTTCGTACTTATTTGCCTTCTTCTGGCGAAATCTATTACAACTCACAAGAGTTTGGAAAGATAGATTTAGTACAAGTAAAGGACCAACAAATTTTACGAGTGCGAATGAAGGAAATCGGCTATGTATCACAATTTTTACAAGTGCTCCCAAGGGTGACTGCTAAAGATGTCATCATGGAAACGTTAATCGAAATGAATGTATCAAAACAAGTAGCAAGGCAGCAAGCTGAAGAGATGTTATGCCACTTTAATATCCCTGAAAAACTATGGGATGCCTACCCGAATACTTTTAGCGGGGGAGAAAAGCTTCGTTTAAATTTGGCAAGAGCAATGGTGAAAAAGCCACGACTGCTTTTGCTCGATGAACCAACCGCTTCACTTGATGTAAACTCAAAACGATATGTAAAGGAAATGATTGAAAATCTTAAGCGAGCGGGTACGAGTATGATTGGGATTTTTCACGATTTAGAATTTATGGAAGCGGTTGTGGACCATACGTATAAGATGAAAGAAGGCTGTTTAACAAAAGAAGTGACAATATAA
- a CDS encoding response regulator transcription factor, giving the protein MAQRILILNECEASQSFQYLVGEGYTVMEVTCFDELKEVLFFDGADLIVLELELQGLSGIDICSDIRVIDATVPIVIISSVTDVFTKVLALEKGADYYMTKPYSRRELLARFRTLLRRTEREPSEEPVNKYAIGSLEICANTMKVTYGKKVIELTPIEFRLLFHLVQNKGKTLTRQELSQVIWSTAVHLQRRGIDVHISNLREKINRTFISTVYGQGYRVNEPQTNNKNRKNISH; this is encoded by the coding sequence GTGGCGCAGAGGATTCTTATTCTTAATGAATGTGAAGCTTCGCAGTCTTTTCAATACTTAGTTGGAGAAGGCTATACAGTAATGGAAGTGACATGTTTTGATGAATTAAAGGAAGTTCTCTTTTTCGATGGGGCAGATTTAATCGTATTAGAGCTTGAACTCCAAGGGCTTAGCGGAATAGATATTTGTTCCGATATTCGAGTGATTGATGCTACAGTCCCTATTGTCATAATCAGTTCGGTTACTGATGTGTTTACAAAAGTGTTAGCACTAGAAAAAGGCGCCGATTATTATATGACAAAGCCATATAGCCGTCGAGAGCTGCTTGCCCGTTTTCGAACATTGCTTCGCCGCACTGAACGGGAGCCAAGTGAAGAACCGGTAAATAAATATGCCATTGGAAGCTTAGAAATTTGTGCAAATACAATGAAAGTAACGTATGGAAAAAAAGTAATTGAACTTACACCGATCGAATTTCGTCTTCTTTTCCACCTCGTACAAAATAAAGGAAAAACATTAACACGACAAGAGTTATCTCAAGTCATCTGGAGCACCGCTGTTCACTTGCAGCGTAGAGGAATCGATGTCCACATTTCGAATCTACGGGAAAAAATCAATCGTACATTTATTTCTACCGTTTATGGTCAAGGGTACCGAGTAAATGAACCGCAAACGAATAATAAAAATCGAAAAAATATATCCCATTAA
- a CDS encoding aldehyde dehydrogenase family protein, whose translation MMQEEIQPLYIGGKWMKKNDTYPLYSPVDNSLLTNISAADEADVVQAIESAQRGFSALKQKSSLERSQILERVSSLLEADKEKWSNIICIEAGKPIRDARAELERTITTYKLAAEEAKRIHGDMIPMDAVAGGANRIGFTAKEPLGVVCAITPFNFPFNLVAHKVGPAIAAGNAIVLKPAEQTPLSAIRLTELLLEAGLPKEAIQLVTGSGKRVSKPMLEHYLVKKISFTGSVPVGKEIKAKAGLKKTTLELGSNSAVIIEPDSNIENVANRCVRAAFAYSGQVCISLQRIYVHHKVFEQFVDIFAKETKKLKQGLPQKETTDIGPMISPQAFARVDEWVNEAKADGAVVVTGGKGENNIYEPTVLIKVNPKAKVSCEEVFGPVVSIYPYEHLQEAIANVNDSSFGLHTGIFINDITKAFQAAKAIQSGGVLINEVPTFRLDHFPYGGVKESGYGREGVKYAVEEMLETKFYMINVNEEE comes from the coding sequence ATGATGCAAGAAGAGATTCAACCTTTATATATTGGCGGAAAGTGGATGAAAAAAAACGATACATATCCTTTATATTCTCCTGTAGACAATTCATTGCTAACAAATATTAGTGCGGCAGATGAAGCAGATGTTGTTCAAGCTATTGAATCCGCACAAAGAGGATTTTCTGCCTTAAAGCAAAAATCATCACTTGAACGCAGTCAAATTTTAGAACGGGTCAGCTCTTTGCTAGAAGCTGACAAGGAAAAGTGGAGTAATATCATTTGTATTGAGGCAGGAAAACCGATTCGAGATGCAAGAGCAGAGCTAGAAAGGACGATTACAACGTATAAGCTTGCAGCTGAAGAAGCGAAACGAATTCATGGTGACATGATTCCAATGGATGCCGTAGCTGGGGGAGCAAACCGAATTGGATTTACCGCTAAGGAACCGTTAGGCGTTGTGTGTGCGATTACCCCGTTTAATTTTCCTTTTAATTTAGTCGCACACAAAGTTGGTCCAGCGATTGCAGCAGGGAATGCGATAGTTTTGAAACCAGCAGAACAAACACCACTTAGTGCAATTAGATTGACAGAGTTGTTGCTAGAAGCTGGATTGCCCAAAGAGGCGATCCAACTCGTAACAGGGTCAGGTAAACGAGTAAGTAAACCAATGTTGGAGCATTATCTTGTGAAAAAAATTTCATTTACAGGCAGTGTACCAGTTGGAAAAGAAATAAAAGCGAAGGCCGGATTGAAAAAAACAACGCTGGAACTAGGATCAAACTCGGCTGTCATTATTGAACCCGACTCAAATATAGAAAATGTGGCAAACCGATGTGTACGAGCGGCTTTTGCTTATTCAGGGCAAGTTTGTATTTCTCTGCAACGAATCTATGTTCATCACAAGGTATTTGAACAATTTGTAGACATTTTTGCAAAGGAAACGAAAAAATTAAAACAAGGACTTCCACAAAAAGAAACGACTGACATCGGACCGATGATTTCCCCACAGGCTTTTGCCCGGGTTGATGAATGGGTGAATGAGGCAAAAGCAGATGGGGCAGTTGTTGTGACAGGTGGGAAAGGGGAAAACAATATTTATGAGCCAACGGTTTTAATCAAAGTTAACCCGAAAGCTAAAGTAAGCTGTGAAGAAGTATTTGGACCGGTCGTTTCCATTTATCCGTATGAACATCTTCAAGAAGCGATTGCGAATGTCAATGACTCGTCGTTTGGATTGCATACGGGAATTTTTATTAACGATATTACTAAAGCCTTTCAAGCAGCAAAAGCGATTCAGTCAGGTGGAGTCTTAATTAATGAAGTACCCACTTTCCGCCTTGACCATTTCCCGTATGGTGGAGTAAAAGAAAGTGGATATGGTCGAGAAGGTGTGAAATACGCGGTTGAAGAGATGTTAGAAACAAAATTTTATATGATAAATGTAAACGAGGAGGAATAG
- the phnH gene encoding phosphonate C-P lyase system protein PhnH: MLSEVQQTQQVFRTILDCMARPGTLGHVTKAVWMHTNDFNPYVIQVVSTLFDREVTFYVQEKANSCIQAIQLLTYASFAEMDECDFFLVKGREEIEIHCLKRGTLSYPDESTTLICQVTHLSNEPMVAEEQVIRLTLSGPGIEGENIVYLSGMATKLLAQIQDCNSDYPLGLDVIAVDEMGAVLCIPRTSVLSWEVL; the protein is encoded by the coding sequence TTGCTATCAGAAGTACAACAAACCCAACAAGTCTTTCGAACGATCTTAGATTGTATGGCAAGGCCAGGAACTTTAGGTCATGTTACAAAAGCAGTGTGGATGCATACAAACGATTTTAATCCATATGTTATTCAAGTTGTTTCAACATTATTTGATCGTGAAGTTACATTTTATGTACAAGAAAAAGCAAACAGTTGTATTCAAGCAATTCAATTGCTTACCTATGCATCATTTGCCGAAATGGACGAATGTGATTTTTTCCTAGTAAAAGGAAGAGAAGAAATCGAGATTCATTGTTTAAAGCGGGGAACACTTTCTTATCCTGATGAAAGCACAACATTGATTTGTCAGGTGACTCATTTATCGAACGAACCGATGGTAGCAGAAGAACAAGTGATTCGGTTAACTTTATCAGGTCCTGGTATTGAAGGTGAAAATATCGTTTATTTATCAGGTATGGCAACGAAATTATTAGCACAAATTCAAGACTGTAATTCAGATTACCCGCTTGGACTTGACGTCATTGCCGTTGATGAAATGGGAGCGGTCCTTTGTATTCCACGAACGAGTGTATTGTCGTGGGAGGTGTTATAA
- a CDS encoding carbon-phosphorus lyase complex subunit PhnI produces the protein MAYVAVKGGQEAIKEAEKLLHYYRIKGGSLPLEIQQIKDQFRLAVDKVMGEGSLYDPDLAALALKQAEGDSIEASFMMRAFRSTLPRNHHSILVDTENMQVIRRISATFKNIPGGQFLGPTTDYSKRMLQFDLTEESEADIQAFLAECLPDTDLVNQTEIPTFPRVIEMLRHQGLVENRKINNAHTIQKEDITRRSIQLPETRPVRLQSMARGETGAMMALAYSTARGYGSVHPTLGELRVGYVPVYIPHPIFEQEKIYIGKVMLTEIEVIAKLRAGRKETEKKEEAKYTIGYGLCFGQNELKAMSMATLDRAMEVDEPSAPAEDEEFVLYHIDGIEASGFVSHWKLPHYVTFQAGLSRLRSIQERRADDDE, from the coding sequence ATGGCGTATGTTGCTGTAAAAGGTGGCCAAGAGGCAATTAAAGAAGCAGAAAAACTATTACACTATTATCGGATAAAAGGCGGCAGCTTACCTTTAGAAATTCAACAAATTAAAGATCAATTTCGGTTAGCTGTAGATAAAGTGATGGGCGAAGGTTCTCTCTACGACCCTGACTTAGCAGCTCTCGCATTAAAACAAGCAGAAGGAGATTCCATTGAAGCATCCTTTATGATGAGAGCATTTCGTTCGACATTACCACGAAATCATCATTCAATTTTGGTAGATACAGAAAATATGCAAGTGATTCGGAGAATTTCAGCTACATTTAAAAATATTCCTGGAGGTCAGTTTCTAGGTCCCACTACAGATTATAGTAAACGAATGTTGCAATTTGACTTAACTGAGGAATCAGAAGCGGACATCCAAGCTTTTTTAGCGGAATGTTTACCTGATACTGACCTTGTCAACCAAACGGAAATACCAACGTTTCCGAGAGTGATTGAAATGTTACGACATCAAGGTTTAGTTGAAAACAGGAAAATAAATAATGCTCATACGATTCAGAAAGAAGATATTACGAGAAGGTCGATTCAGCTTCCTGAAACAAGACCTGTGCGGCTTCAGTCTATGGCACGAGGAGAGACAGGTGCGATGATGGCATTGGCGTATTCAACAGCTAGAGGATATGGAAGTGTACATCCGACATTAGGAGAACTTCGAGTTGGCTATGTACCTGTTTATATTCCGCATCCTATTTTTGAACAAGAAAAAATCTATATTGGAAAAGTCATGCTGACAGAAATTGAAGTTATCGCAAAACTGCGAGCAGGTCGAAAAGAAACAGAGAAAAAAGAAGAAGCGAAATATACGATCGGGTATGGTCTTTGCTTTGGTCAAAATGAACTAAAGGCGATGTCTATGGCGACATTAGATCGAGCGATGGAAGTTGACGAGCCAAGCGCACCGGCAGAAGATGAGGAATTCGTATTGTACCATATTGATGGGATTGAGGCGTCAGGTTTTGTCTCCCACTGGAAACTCCCACATTATGTGACGTTTCAAGCAGGCCTTTCAAGATTACGGTCAATCCAAGAAAGAAGGGCAGACGACGATGAATAA
- the phnG gene encoding phosphonate C-P lyase system protein PhnG, translated as MEQTLRTEVLAEAPLEELVQWTGQIEEMAEVTVMKKPELGLVMMRVKESVEEQMFNLGELLITECTVSVDGDLGFSAILGQQEQKGKALAIIDAVLHSPSLKWDDIKIEIEKWLEVKRQKQEFEKKKQFVMMNRTKVNFDVMDE; from the coding sequence GTGGAACAAACATTACGGACAGAAGTGTTAGCAGAAGCACCATTAGAAGAATTAGTTCAGTGGACGGGGCAAATTGAGGAAATGGCGGAAGTAACGGTCATGAAAAAGCCTGAGCTTGGTCTCGTTATGATGAGAGTAAAAGAATCAGTAGAAGAGCAAATGTTTAATCTCGGGGAACTGCTCATTACCGAATGTACAGTGTCTGTTGATGGGGATTTAGGTTTTAGTGCGATCCTTGGACAACAAGAACAAAAAGGAAAAGCGTTAGCCATTATTGATGCCGTTTTACACTCCCCTTCATTAAAATGGGATGATATAAAAATTGAGATTGAGAAATGGCTTGAAGTAAAGAGACAAAAGCAAGAGTTTGAAAAAAAGAAACAGTTTGTCATGATGAATCGGACAAAGGTGAACTTTGATGTAATGGATGAATAG
- a CDS encoding alpha-D-ribose 1-methylphosphonate 5-phosphate C-P-lyase PhnJ, with protein sequence MNNYNYAFLDENTKKEIRRAILKAVAIPGYQVPFGSREMPIARGWGTGGLQVTLSIVGEHDCVKVIDQGCDDSVNACNIRELIEQTTGVETTTDTLQASIIQTRHRIPEEKMTAEQILVFQVPLPEPLRKVEPSEKKTREMHGEKDYSKLWVLLYENIVKWGEITIAARYPVMVHHRYIMDPSPIPRFDVPKLHQAETLFLFGAGREKRIYAIPPHTDVIPLQFEDYRFQKEKHKGISCMYCHSETSFLDEVYDQETGNVQYCCSDTSYCLKRRNQQAGKPVMIGGAWDE encoded by the coding sequence ATGAATAACTATAATTACGCTTTTTTAGATGAAAATACGAAAAAGGAAATTCGTCGTGCGATTTTAAAAGCAGTGGCAATTCCAGGGTATCAAGTCCCATTTGGTTCAAGGGAAATGCCGATTGCAAGAGGATGGGGCACAGGTGGACTTCAAGTGACACTATCCATTGTTGGTGAACATGACTGTGTAAAAGTCATCGACCAAGGCTGTGATGATAGTGTGAATGCTTGTAACATTCGTGAATTAATCGAACAAACAACCGGTGTTGAAACAACGACAGATACATTACAAGCAAGCATCATTCAAACAAGGCACCGTATCCCTGAAGAAAAAATGACAGCCGAACAAATTCTTGTTTTTCAAGTTCCACTGCCAGAGCCATTACGGAAAGTAGAACCGAGCGAAAAGAAAACACGAGAAATGCATGGAGAGAAAGATTATAGCAAATTGTGGGTTCTTCTATATGAAAATATTGTGAAATGGGGAGAAATTACGATTGCTGCTAGATATCCTGTTATGGTTCACCATCGATACATTATGGATCCGTCACCGATTCCTAGGTTTGATGTACCTAAACTCCATCAAGCAGAAACGTTATTTTTATTCGGAGCAGGAAGAGAAAAACGCATTTATGCCATTCCTCCCCATACGGATGTGATTCCATTACAGTTTGAAGATTATCGGTTTCAAAAAGAAAAACATAAAGGGATATCTTGTATGTACTGTCATAGCGAAACATCATTTCTCGATGAAGTCTATGATCAAGAAACAGGAAACGTTCAATATTGTTGTTCAGATACTAGCTATTGTTTAAAACGCCGAAACCAACAAGCGGGAAAGCCAGTCATGATAGGAGGGGCATGGGATGAATGA
- a CDS encoding GntR family transcriptional regulator yields MPQSLDTSVLEISEYLIEKIETKQFTIGEKLPSEMQLSEKFNVNRYTVRQAMQKLVNLELVAAKQGKGYFVIARPPKITIPLSTSTQFSKQLEQKGQDHKNQLLYWEKTSPNEEEMDHLRLACSEPIYKLEILRFVQHRAITLSTTVLLERFVPHLEEYLSSFHSLYFLLERRFGFTPKREYSVLQATLPSFHDATYLQISEQLPILMIESVAKHPSGERFEYTVSRIRGDMNKCIVKMTDS; encoded by the coding sequence ATGCCACAAAGTCTTGATACGAGCGTCTTAGAGATTTCAGAGTATTTAATTGAAAAAATCGAGACGAAACAATTTACAATTGGTGAAAAATTACCTTCTGAAATGCAGCTGAGTGAAAAGTTTAATGTCAATCGTTATACGGTTCGTCAAGCGATGCAAAAGCTTGTCAATCTAGAGCTTGTTGCTGCAAAGCAGGGAAAAGGATATTTTGTCATTGCAAGACCACCCAAAATTACAATTCCATTATCGACATCTACCCAATTTTCGAAACAGCTTGAACAAAAAGGTCAAGACCATAAAAATCAACTACTTTACTGGGAAAAAACATCGCCGAACGAAGAAGAAATGGATCATTTGAGATTGGCTTGTAGTGAGCCGATTTATAAGCTCGAAATATTACGGTTTGTTCAACACCGTGCAATTACACTTTCAACAACCGTTCTACTCGAGAGATTTGTTCCCCATTTAGAAGAATATTTATCTTCGTTTCACTCTTTATATTTTCTTTTAGAACGTCGCTTTGGATTTACGCCGAAAAGGGAGTATTCCGTCTTACAAGCGACTTTGCCGTCTTTTCATGATGCAACGTATTTACAAATCTCTGAGCAATTACCAATATTAATGATTGAAAGTGTTGCGAAACACCCGAGTGGTGAGCGGTTCGAATATACGGTCTCACGAATACGAGGTGATATGAATAAATGTATTGTTAAAATGACAGATTCATAA
- a CDS encoding ATP-binding cassette domain-containing protein, whose amino-acid sequence MNEPSYWQEPIMKVRNVTKRYGKGCSQCDELTGPAFGSNICSVCGSIVACSNINFDLYPGEILGIVGESGSGKSTFVKMLYFDEQATSGQVFLDCYDGMQENILTLNNEKKRWIRNHLMGMVYQHPHLGLRLDFSSGGNIAEKLLTADLYHVGKIRERAKELLKKTEIPLARMDDLPKYFSGGMQQRVQISKALANEPPILLLDEVTTGLDVSVQAKVLDLIREIQRELHVAMIVISHDFSVIKMLTQRTIVMKNGRIVEEGLTDQIIEDPQHEYSQLLIHSML is encoded by the coding sequence ATGAATGAGCCGTCGTATTGGCAAGAACCGATTATGAAAGTAAGAAATGTAACAAAACGATATGGAAAAGGGTGCTCTCAATGTGATGAGCTGACTGGTCCGGCTTTTGGAAGTAATATTTGTTCTGTATGTGGCTCGATTGTAGCCTGTTCCAATATAAATTTTGATTTATATCCTGGGGAAATATTAGGAATTGTTGGCGAAAGCGGGTCAGGGAAAAGTACGTTTGTAAAAATGTTATATTTTGATGAACAAGCAACGTCTGGACAAGTGTTTTTAGATTGCTATGACGGAATGCAGGAAAATATATTGACGCTAAATAACGAGAAAAAACGGTGGATTCGAAATCATTTGATGGGAATGGTTTATCAACATCCACATCTTGGGTTACGACTTGATTTTAGCAGTGGTGGGAATATCGCTGAAAAGCTATTAACGGCTGATTTATATCATGTTGGAAAAATTCGAGAGCGTGCAAAGGAATTGTTAAAGAAAACAGAAATCCCATTAGCACGAATGGACGACTTACCTAAATATTTTAGTGGTGGAATGCAACAACGTGTGCAAATTTCAAAAGCATTAGCGAACGAGCCACCCATTCTATTATTAGATGAAGTAACAACAGGCTTAGATGTTTCTGTTCAAGCAAAAGTACTTGATTTAATTCGTGAAATCCAGCGTGAATTACATGTGGCCATGATCGTCATTTCCCATGACTTTTCCGTTATTAAAATGTTAACGCAACGAACAATTGTAATGAAAAATGGAAGAATTGTAGAAGAAGGGTTAACAGACCAAATTATCGAAGACCCGCAGCATGAATATTCTCAGCTACTAATTCATTCGATGTTGTAA
- a CDS encoding sigma 54-interacting transcriptional regulator, with protein MDRNIEIGSKQLRQVIEFSSDGIYVVNHNGITILVNQAYEKMTGLKREDLLGKHMSELMEEGKINESVSLLVLKKQKAISLVQQIAKKKDMIVTGNPVFKQNGEIDFVVTSVRDITQLAQLKNELHRAREMSRLQNNQYMFLHEEQNERYLFKGLKMRAIYDQIKHVAPFPTSILLQGPTGTGKEVLANLIHHTSNRQTKPFIKINCGAIPEHLLESELFGYEAGAFTGAKKEGKIGVLELANKGTILLDEIGEMPLAMQVKLLRVIQEKKVQRIGGTKEYPIDVRIISATNRNIKHRIQENQFREDLYYRLAVVTIDIPPLCERQDELHELIMYFFEAICQRYHLTKTISDDAIEILTTYHWPGNVRQVKNTIENLLVSVSEDVITKDHVLFFQADIHPRTKSVTTQHLKEQMELAEKQIISAILKKAPSIRQAAKELGIHHATLLAKMKRYNLSHEKS; from the coding sequence ATGGATAGGAACATAGAGATTGGAAGTAAACAGCTAAGACAAGTAATCGAGTTTTCAAGTGATGGCATTTATGTTGTAAACCATAATGGAATTACAATTCTTGTGAATCAAGCATATGAAAAAATGACCGGTCTCAAGCGGGAAGATTTACTTGGAAAACATATGTCAGAATTAATGGAGGAAGGTAAAATAAATGAATCGGTGTCGTTACTTGTTTTAAAGAAACAGAAAGCCATTTCTCTTGTGCAACAAATCGCAAAAAAGAAAGATATGATCGTAACAGGAAATCCTGTCTTTAAACAGAATGGAGAAATTGATTTTGTTGTAACAAGCGTAAGAGACATTACCCAATTAGCACAGTTAAAAAATGAGTTACATCGTGCAAGAGAAATGTCACGATTGCAAAACAATCAATATATGTTTTTACACGAGGAACAAAATGAAAGATATTTATTCAAAGGGTTGAAAATGAGAGCCATATATGACCAAATCAAACACGTTGCTCCATTTCCTACAAGTATATTACTGCAAGGACCAACTGGAACTGGAAAAGAAGTATTAGCAAATTTGATTCATCATACGAGCAACCGCCAAACAAAACCATTTATTAAAATTAATTGTGGAGCAATCCCAGAACATTTACTGGAATCTGAGCTTTTCGGTTATGAAGCGGGTGCTTTTACAGGGGCAAAAAAAGAAGGGAAAATCGGTGTGCTTGAACTAGCGAATAAAGGGACGATTTTACTTGATGAAATTGGAGAAATGCCCTTAGCCATGCAAGTAAAGCTTCTTCGTGTTATTCAAGAAAAGAAAGTTCAACGAATTGGTGGGACGAAAGAATATCCGATTGACGTTCGCATTATTTCTGCAACAAATCGGAATATCAAACATCGAATACAAGAAAATCAATTCCGTGAAGATTTATATTATCGATTAGCTGTTGTCACGATTGATATTCCACCATTATGTGAAAGACAAGATGAACTACATGAACTGATTATGTATTTTTTTGAAGCTATTTGTCAGCGTTATCATTTAACAAAAACTATATCAGACGATGCCATCGAAATCCTTACGACTTATCATTGGCCAGGCAATGTCCGACAAGTGAAAAATACAATTGAAAATTTGCTTGTTTCAGTTTCAGAAGACGTGATTACAAAAGACCATGTATTATTTTTCCAAGCCGATATTCATCCAAGAACCAAATCCGTAACCACACAACATTTAAAAGAACAAATGGAATTAGCTGAAAAACAAATCATTTCCGCTATCCTAAAAAAAGCTCCATCTATCCGACAAGCTGCTAAGGAACTTGGTATTCACCATGCTACTTTATTAGCAAAAATGAAACGGTATAATCTTTCACACGAGAAATCCTAG